The following coding sequences are from one Muntiacus reevesi chromosome 17, mMunRee1.1, whole genome shotgun sequence window:
- the LOC136148488 gene encoding interferon alpha-1 — MAPAWSSLLALLLLSCNAICSLGCHLPHTHSLANKRVLTLLRQLRRVSPSSCLQDRNDFAFPQEALGGSQLQRAQAISVLHEVTQHTFQLFSTQGSAAAWDQSLLDKLRTALDQQLTDLQACLRQEQGLQGAPLLKGDSSLALRKYFHRVTLYLQEKGHSPCAWEVVRAEVMRAFSSSTNLQDRFRRKD; from the coding sequence ATGGCCCCAGCCTGGTCCTCACTCCTGGCCCTGCTGCTGCTCAGCTGCAACGCCATCTGCTCTCTGGGCTGCCACCTGCCTCACACCCACAGCCTGGCCAACAAGAGGGTCCTGACGCTCCTGCGACAACTGAGGAGggtctccccttcctcctgcctgcaGGACAGGAATGACTTCGCCTTCCCCCAGGAGGCGCTGGGTGGCAGCCAGCTGCAGAGGGCTCAAGCCATCTCTGTGCTCCACGAGGTGACCCAGCACACCTTCcagctcttcagcactcagggcTCGGCCGCTGCGTGGGACCAGAGCCTCCTGGACAAGCTCCGCACTGCACTGGACCAGCAGCTCACTGACCTGCAAGCCTGTCTGAGGCAGGAGCAGGGGCTGCAAGGGGCTCCCCTGCTCAAGGGGGACTCCAGCCTGGCTCTGAGGAAATACTTCCACAGAGTCACTCTCTATCTGCAAGAGAAGGGACACAGCCCTTGTGCCTGGGAGGTTGTCAGAGCAGAAGTCATGAGAGCCTTCTCTTCCTCAACAAACTTGCAGGACAGATTCCGGAGGAAGGACTGA